In Numida meleagris isolate 19003 breed g44 Domestic line chromosome 23, NumMel1.0, whole genome shotgun sequence, the following proteins share a genomic window:
- the FOXRED1 gene encoding FAD-dependent oxidoreductase domain-containing protein 1 isoform X2 encodes MGAGGRTGADPCALRPRGAPTSSVYSQASTVLSVGGIRQQFSLPENIRLSLHSATFLRTINEHLWVPNEPPIDLQFQPSGYLFLASERGAATLEAGVKVQREEGAKVVLLSPSQLKAKFPWINTEDVAVASYGLENEGWFDPWSLLNAFRRKAMSLGVYSCVGEVTSFVTDTADNTPGMPQGVGRVKYVNVRLPDSPEQQPVSCAIVVAAAGAWTGKLLDSATAGLQGSLVLSPLPIEPRKRYVYVWHCPDGPGLETPFLIDTSGAYFRREGIAGNYLGSMSPPEGHEPDTGNLEVDHDFFQEEVWPRLAHRVPAFQSLKVKSAWAGYYDYNTFDQNGVLGPHPQLQNVFVLGGFSGHGLQQAPAAGKAAAELLLHGSCTAVDVTRLAPGRLWGSEPLLEAAIV; translated from the exons ATGGGAGCTGGGGGGCGAACCGGAGCCGACCCCTGCGCACTGCGGCCCCGCGGCGCTCCGACATCTTCCGTG TATTCCCAGGCTTCCACCGTGCTGTCGGTGGGGGGCATCCGGCAGCAGTTCTCCCTGCCCGAAAACATCCGCCTGTCCCTGCACTCTGCCACCTTCCTCCGTACTATCAAT GAGCACCTTTGGGTGCCCAATGAGCCCCCCATCGACCTTCAGTTCCAGCCCTCGGGATACCTCTTCTTGGCGTCCGAGCGTGGTGCTGCTACCCTGGAGGCTGGCGTCAAGGTGCAGAG GGAGGAGGGAGCCAAGGTGGTCCTGCTGTCCCCTAGTCAGCTGAAGGCCAAGTTCCCATGGATAAACACAGAGGATGTGGCCGTGGCATCCTACG GGCTGGAGAACGAGGGCTGGTTTGACCCTTGGTCCCTGCTCAATGCCTTCCGGAGGAAAGCCATGTCCCTGGGCGTCTACAGCTGTGTTGGGGAGGTGACAT CTTTTGTCACGGACACCGCAGACAACACACCAGGCATGCCGCAGGGCGTTGGGCGCGTGAAATATGTTAAT GTACGTCTTCCCGACAGCCCAGAGCAACAGCCCGTCTCCTGTGCCATCGTGGTGGCCGCTGCTGGCGCTTGGACTGGGAAGCTGCTGGACTCGGCCACAGCCgggctgcagggcagccttGTGTTGAGCCCCCTCCCCATAGAGCCCCGCAAGAG GTACGTGTATGTATGGCACTGCCCTGACGGGCCGGGCCTGGAGACCCCATTCCTCATCGACACCTCAGGAGCCTATTTTCGGCGTGAAGGCATTGCTGGCAACTATCTCGGGAGCATGAGCCCACCTGAG GGCCATGAGCCGGACACAGGGAACCTGGAGGTGGACCACGACTTCTTCCAGGAGGAGGTGTGGCCGCGGCTGGCGCACCGCGTGCCCGCCTTCCAGTCACTGAAG GTGAAGAGTGCGTGGGCCGGCTACTATGACTACAACACCTTTGACCAGAACGGAGTGCTGGGCCCGCACCCCCAGCTGCAGAATGTCTTTGTGCTGGGGGGGTTCAGTGGGCATGGACTGCAGCAGGCCCCTGCCGCTGGGAAGGcggctgctgagctgctgctgcacggcTCCTGCACGGCAGTCGATGTCACCAGGCTGGCTCCTGGGCGGCTGTGGGGGAGTGAGCCCCTGCTGGAGGCGGCCATCGTCTGA
- the FOXRED1 gene encoding FAD-dependent oxidoreductase domain-containing protein 1 isoform X1 produces MLRAVRGGRALWARRGGSGNGSWGANRSRPLRTAAPRRSDIFRELGPRLSRLGQTLRDQLPESEGAWNPLRPQQNSPPPPEQADVVVAGGGVLGWSVAYWLKTLENRRHGMRVVVVERDPTYSQASTVLSVGGIRQQFSLPENIRLSLHSATFLRTINEHLWVPNEPPIDLQFQPSGYLFLASERGAATLEAGVKVQREEGAKVVLLSPSQLKAKFPWINTEDVAVASYGLENEGWFDPWSLLNAFRRKAMSLGVYSCVGEVTSFVTDTADNTPGMPQGVGRVKYVNVRLPDSPEQQPVSCAIVVAAAGAWTGKLLDSATAGLQGSLVLSPLPIEPRKRYVYVWHCPDGPGLETPFLIDTSGAYFRREGIAGNYLGSMSPPEGHEPDTGNLEVDHDFFQEEVWPRLAHRVPAFQSLKVKSAWAGYYDYNTFDQNGVLGPHPQLQNVFVLGGFSGHGLQQAPAAGKAAAELLLHGSCTAVDVTRLAPGRLWGSEPLLEAAIV; encoded by the exons ATGCTGCGCGCGGTGCGAGGGGGGCGCGCGTTGTGGGCGCGCCGGGGGGGCTCCGGAAATGGGAGCTGGGGGGCGAACCGGAGCCGACCCCTGCGCACTGCGGCCCCGCGGCGCTCCGACATCTTCCGTG AGCTGGGGCCGAGGCTGTCCCGACTGGGGCAGACACTGCGGGACCAGCTGCCGGAGTCAGAGGGGGCCTGGAACCCACTGCGCCCCCAGCAGAACAGCCCCCCGCCCCCAGAGCAAGCAGACGTGGTGGTGGCGGGGGGAGGCGTGCTGGGCTGGTCGGTTGCCTACTGGCTGAAGACACTGGAGAACAGGCGGCATGGCATgcgggtggtggtggtggagcgGGACCCCACG TATTCCCAGGCTTCCACCGTGCTGTCGGTGGGGGGCATCCGGCAGCAGTTCTCCCTGCCCGAAAACATCCGCCTGTCCCTGCACTCTGCCACCTTCCTCCGTACTATCAAT GAGCACCTTTGGGTGCCCAATGAGCCCCCCATCGACCTTCAGTTCCAGCCCTCGGGATACCTCTTCTTGGCGTCCGAGCGTGGTGCTGCTACCCTGGAGGCTGGCGTCAAGGTGCAGAG GGAGGAGGGAGCCAAGGTGGTCCTGCTGTCCCCTAGTCAGCTGAAGGCCAAGTTCCCATGGATAAACACAGAGGATGTGGCCGTGGCATCCTACG GGCTGGAGAACGAGGGCTGGTTTGACCCTTGGTCCCTGCTCAATGCCTTCCGGAGGAAAGCCATGTCCCTGGGCGTCTACAGCTGTGTTGGGGAGGTGACAT CTTTTGTCACGGACACCGCAGACAACACACCAGGCATGCCGCAGGGCGTTGGGCGCGTGAAATATGTTAAT GTACGTCTTCCCGACAGCCCAGAGCAACAGCCCGTCTCCTGTGCCATCGTGGTGGCCGCTGCTGGCGCTTGGACTGGGAAGCTGCTGGACTCGGCCACAGCCgggctgcagggcagccttGTGTTGAGCCCCCTCCCCATAGAGCCCCGCAAGAG GTACGTGTATGTATGGCACTGCCCTGACGGGCCGGGCCTGGAGACCCCATTCCTCATCGACACCTCAGGAGCCTATTTTCGGCGTGAAGGCATTGCTGGCAACTATCTCGGGAGCATGAGCCCACCTGAG GGCCATGAGCCGGACACAGGGAACCTGGAGGTGGACCACGACTTCTTCCAGGAGGAGGTGTGGCCGCGGCTGGCGCACCGCGTGCCCGCCTTCCAGTCACTGAAG GTGAAGAGTGCGTGGGCCGGCTACTATGACTACAACACCTTTGACCAGAACGGAGTGCTGGGCCCGCACCCCCAGCTGCAGAATGTCTTTGTGCTGGGGGGGTTCAGTGGGCATGGACTGCAGCAGGCCCCTGCCGCTGGGAAGGcggctgctgagctgctgctgcacggcTCCTGCACGGCAGTCGATGTCACCAGGCTGGCTCCTGGGCGGCTGTGGGGGAGTGAGCCCCTGCTGGAGGCGGCCATCGTCTGA